DNA sequence from the Coffea eugenioides isolate CCC68of chromosome 9, Ceug_1.0, whole genome shotgun sequence genome:
TAAATGGTAAACATCTAATCGTAACAAATCGTTAAAAGAAGTAAAACAATGGCCTATGATTTGCAAAGATTCGTTGtacaagaaaaaaatggaaaccaGGAATGATATGTATAAAAAGAGCGGGTGGCCAGAATAAATTCACTTGCCAAAATCATACAACAAATCTTCCGTTTTCCCTTACCAGTTGTTTTTCACGGGtggccatttttgtttccaGCTCCGGAAGAAATCCAAGAAAGGCGAAAGCTTGGGTTAACCTGAATAAACAAAAGGTCATTTTCTTCAGCAAATTATAGCCATATAAGTAGGTGAGGCAAATCATTTTCACCATCtgatttaaataaaaaaaaaaaaaaaaaaagaaaggcaatCTATTCCAATACAAATCTACAGCATTGTTGGTCCTACGCAAAAAATCTGTAAACCAGTTGACATCAAAGAATCCTCCCGGCGCTAAAACAATTGGCTTGTTTGCTACATCCTTGTAGATTTCTTGCACTTTGTTGTGTAGTACAATTGTATCAGAAGCATGCTGATCAGGTGCAACTCTTGTCCCAACTCCACCGCCGCAAAGTTCATTCCCTGGCCAAAATAGATGATGAAAAATTACCATCCGAAACTAATCTCAAACTATCTAAATCATTTGAAAAAACTATATAAAAACAGAGAAGAAACATTTCTGCAGTAGGCTAACCATAGAAAGGTAAATGATATTACCAAGTTCCCAACCATATATGTTGTAGCCCTTTTCAACAGTGTAACGAATAAAAGCTTCAACATTTGAGGAATCCCAAGCTCCAACTGCTGAACCATCGGACCTTATTCTCCTCCCCATTCAGAGCATTCAAACCAAATATAATTTCAGCCCTGGAATGAAGGCAGTGATTCATTAATTTCAGATCGATGAGAATAATGACAAATAATTACCAGTCTAACCAGTGGCGGAGCCAGGAAAAAATCTTAGTGAGGGTAaaaatgacactaaaattttttatctactctttttttaatttttaagtaaaaaaaataaattcaccaacaagtacaaatgatatgtatattccatgaaaaacataaaaagataAATCATTAATATATGTCAAATCATTAAAGTTATTTATTAAATGACTTATTTATTCATTACTATATCAAATCATTAATCACTACATATGAACCTAATCAAGTTAATTAGACAAAAGAATCCATACAAGAATAatttaaaagttaaaatatATGTCAAATGGT
Encoded proteins:
- the LOC113782100 gene encoding heparanase-like protein 3 translates to MGRRIRSDGSAVGAWDSSNVEAFIRYTVEKGYNIYGWELGNELCGGGVGTRVAPDQHASDTIVLHNKVQEIYKDVANKPIVLAPGGFFDVNWFTDFLRRTNNAVDLLTQAFAFLGFLPELETKMATREKQLVRENGRFVV